From one Streptococcus oralis genomic stretch:
- a CDS encoding 5-formyltetrahydrofolate cyclo-ligase yields MKAELRKKILQEMKALSQEQKQAMDRVLTERFLQHPFYQEAKTIATYLSFPHEFQTQELIEQALKDDKKVLIPKTYPKGRMEFVVYDPQQLVKTSFGLLEPQGDLEVVEPSQIDLIHVPGLAFTTEGYRIGYGGGYYDRYLEHFAGQSLSTIYPCQVQEFNFENHDIPVQEVLIYEGNL; encoded by the coding sequence ATGAAAGCAGAACTACGCAAGAAAATTTTGCAAGAAATGAAGGCTTTATCTCAGGAGCAAAAACAGGCTATGGATCGAGTTTTAACTGAGCGTTTCTTACAACACCCTTTTTACCAAGAAGCCAAGACCATCGCAACCTATCTCTCCTTCCCTCATGAATTTCAAACGCAGGAACTGATTGAGCAGGCGCTGAAGGACGATAAAAAGGTTCTGATACCCAAAACCTATCCCAAGGGACGGATGGAGTTTGTGGTCTATGATCCGCAGCAGTTGGTAAAAACTTCCTTTGGTTTACTGGAACCGCAAGGAGACTTGGAAGTGGTGGAACCGTCTCAGATTGATTTAATTCATGTTCCGGGTTTAGCTTTTACAACAGAGGGCTATCGGATCGGATATGGTGGAGGATATTATGACCGCTATCTGGAACATTTTGCTGGGCAGAGCCTGAGTACAATCTATCCTTGTCAAGTTCAGGAGTTTAACTTTGAAAACCATGATATTCCCGTCCAGGAGGTGCTAATCTATGAAGGAAATCTTTGA
- the cas2 gene encoding CRISPR-associated endonuclease Cas2: MSYRYMRMILMFDMPVDTIEERKAYRRFRKFLIDEGFIMHQFSIYSKLLLNNSANNAMIERLKTHNPKKGNITLLTVTEKQFSRMIYLNGERNTSVANSDARLVFLGEEPRDED, encoded by the coding sequence ATGAGTTATCGATATATGCGTATGATTTTAATGTTTGATATGCCGGTTGATACTATAGAGGAACGCAAGGCCTATCGGAGATTTCGTAAGTTCCTCATAGATGAAGGATTTATCATGCACCAATTCTCCATCTATAGCAAGCTCTTGCTCAATAACTCTGCTAATAACGCCATGATTGAACGCCTTAAGACGCACAATCCTAAAAAAGGGAACATCACTCTCTTAACCGTTACAGAAAAGCAGTTTTCTCGCATGATTTACTTAAATGGTGAGCGAAATACTAGCGTAGCAAACTCCGACGCACGTTTAGTTTTTCTAGGAGAGGAGCCTAGAGATGAAGATTAA
- the galU gene encoding UTP--glucose-1-phosphate uridylyltransferase GalU, with protein sequence MKQKVRKAVIPAAGLGTRFLPATKALAKEMLPIVDKPTIQFIVEEALKSGIEDILVVTGKSKRSIEDHFDSNFELEYNLKEKGKTDLLKLVDETTGMRLHFIRQTHPRGLGDAVLQAKAFVGNEPFVVMLGDDLMDITDEKAVPLTKQLMDDYERTHASTIAVMPVPHDEVSAYGVIAPQGEGKDGLYSVETFVEKPAPEDAPSDLAIIGRYLLTPEIFQILENQAPGAGNEIQLTDAIDTLNKTQRVFAREFKGARYDVGDKFGFMKTSIDYALKHPQVKDDLKDYLIQLGKELAEGK encoded by the coding sequence ATGAAACAAAAAGTCAGAAAAGCAGTCATCCCTGCCGCTGGATTGGGAACTCGCTTCCTCCCAGCAACTAAGGCCTTGGCCAAGGAAATGTTGCCAATCGTAGACAAGCCCACTATCCAGTTTATCGTTGAAGAAGCCCTCAAGTCTGGAATCGAAGACATCTTGGTTGTTACGGGTAAGTCAAAACGTTCTATCGAGGACCATTTTGATTCAAACTTCGAATTGGAATACAACCTTAAAGAAAAAGGGAAAACAGATCTTCTGAAGCTGGTTGATGAGACAACCGGCATGCGCCTGCATTTTATCCGTCAAACACATCCACGTGGTCTCGGAGATGCTGTTTTGCAAGCCAAAGCTTTCGTTGGAAATGAACCTTTTGTCGTTATGCTTGGTGATGACTTGATGGATATCACAGACGAAAAGGCTGTTCCGCTTACCAAACAACTCATGGATGACTACGAACGTACCCACGCGTCCACTATCGCTGTTATGCCAGTCCCTCATGACGAAGTCTCTGCTTATGGGGTTATTGCTCCGCAAGGCGAAGGAAAAGACGGTCTTTACAGCGTTGAAACCTTCGTTGAAAAACCAGCTCCAGAGGACGCTCCTAGTGACCTTGCTATCATCGGACGCTACCTCCTCACTCCTGAAATTTTCCAAATCCTCGAAAACCAAGCTCCAGGTGCAGGAAATGAAATTCAGCTGACAGATGCAATCGATACCCTCAATAAAACACAACGTGTATTTGCTCGTGAGTTCAAAGGGGCTCGTTACGATGTCGGAGACAAGTTTGGCTTTATGAAAACCTCCATCGACTACGCTCTCAAACACCCACAGGTCAAAGACGACTTGAAAGACTACCTCATCCAACTCGGAAAAGAGTTAGCTGAGGGGAAATAG
- the csn2 gene encoding type II-A CRISPR-associated protein Csn2, with product MKINFPLLDEPLAIENATFLVLEDQFTFSTIVKQFYQYTDDGELKLFDRNLKAMKEAELLVITDVLGYNLNSPAMLKLIHADLENQLNDKPEVKSMIEKLVATITELLAFECLENELDLEYDEITILELIDALGVKVETLSDTPFEKMLEIIQVFKYLSKKKLLVFINATAYLSKDELVNLIEYIQLNQLRVLFVEPRKVFDFPQYVLDQDYFLNPENMV from the coding sequence ATGAAGATTAATTTCCCATTATTGGATGAACCATTGGCTATTGAAAATGCAACCTTTTTAGTCCTGGAAGACCAGTTTACCTTTTCGACTATCGTCAAGCAGTTCTACCAGTACACTGATGATGGAGAGTTAAAGTTGTTTGATAGAAATCTAAAAGCTATGAAAGAGGCCGAGTTACTAGTGATAACGGATGTCTTAGGATACAATCTAAACTCACCTGCCATGCTCAAACTGATACATGCTGATTTAGAAAATCAACTCAACGACAAACCAGAAGTCAAATCCATGATTGAAAAGCTAGTTGCTACGATTACAGAATTGCTGGCATTTGAGTGCTTAGAAAATGAACTAGACCTGGAATACGATGAAATTACTATCCTAGAGTTGATTGATGCGTTAGGAGTCAAAGTTGAAACTCTAAGTGATACGCCTTTTGAAAAGATGCTAGAAATTATCCAGGTTTTTAAATATCTTTCCAAAAAGAAACTCCTTGTTTTCATCAATGCGACCGCCTATCTTTCAAAGGATGAGTTAGTAAATCTGATAGAGTATATCCAACTCAATCAACTAAGAGTCTTATTTGTCGAACCTCGAAAAGTCTTTGATTTCCCGCAGTATGTGCTGGATCAAGACTATTTCCTGAACCCCGAAAATATGGTATAA
- a CDS encoding NAD(P)H-dependent glycerol-3-phosphate dehydrogenase produces the protein MKKQTIAVLGPGSWGTALSQVLNDNGHEVRIWGNISDQIDEINNQHTNKRYFKDILLDEKIKAYHDLEETLKDVDAVLFVVPTKVTRLVAQQVAKVLDHKVVIMHASKGLEPDSHKRLSTILEEEIPADLRSEVVVVSGPSHAEETIVRDITLITAASKDLETAQYVQNLFSNHYFRLYTNTDVIGVETAGALKNIIAVGAGALHGLGFGDNAKAAIIARGLAEITRLGVALGANPLTYSGLSGVGDLIVTGTSIHSRNWRAGDALGRGESLADIEANMGMVIEGISTTRAAYELAQELGVYMPITQAIYRVIYEGVNIKEAITDIMNNEFKAENEWS, from the coding sequence ATGAAGAAACAAACCATCGCTGTCTTGGGTCCTGGTTCTTGGGGAACTGCCCTTTCGCAGGTCCTAAACGACAATGGACACGAGGTTCGAATTTGGGGAAATATTTCTGACCAAATTGATGAAATCAATAACCAACATACAAACAAACGCTATTTCAAAGATATCCTACTCGACGAAAAAATCAAAGCCTATCATGATTTAGAAGAAACACTAAAGGATGTGGATGCTGTTTTATTTGTAGTCCCAACAAAAGTAACGAGACTGGTTGCCCAACAAGTAGCAAAGGTGCTTGATCACAAGGTTGTCATCATGCATGCCTCCAAAGGATTGGAACCAGATAGCCACAAACGTCTATCAACTATTCTTGAAGAGGAAATCCCAGCTGACCTTCGTAGTGAAGTCGTTGTTGTTTCAGGACCTAGCCACGCTGAGGAAACGATTGTACGGGATATTACCTTGATCACTGCAGCCTCTAAAGACCTTGAAACGGCCCAGTACGTCCAAAATCTCTTTAGCAACCACTACTTCCGCCTCTATACCAATACGGATGTTATCGGGGTTGAAACCGCTGGTGCTCTCAAAAACATCATCGCAGTTGGCGCTGGGGCACTACATGGTCTAGGATTTGGCGATAATGCCAAGGCGGCTATCATTGCCCGTGGCCTGGCTGAAATCACCCGTCTAGGGGTCGCTCTGGGAGCTAATCCTCTGACTTATAGCGGGCTTTCTGGAGTTGGGGATTTGATCGTAACTGGGACATCTATCCACTCTCGTAACTGGAGAGCTGGTGATGCTCTCGGTCGTGGAGAATCCCTCGCAGACATCGAAGCTAATATGGGCATGGTCATCGAAGGAATCTCAACAACTCGAGCAGCTTACGAGCTGGCTCAGGAATTGGGTGTCTACATGCCAATCACACAGGCTATTTACCGAGTCATCTACGAAGGTGTCAATATCAAAGAAGCAATCACTGACATCATGAACAATGAATTTAAAGCAGAAAACGAATGGTCTTAG
- a CDS encoding rhomboid family intramembrane serine protease, whose product MKEIFDKRYPVTSFFLLVTALVFLLMLVFTGLNFERADTLLQFGAMYGPIIRLFPEQIWRLFSAIFVHIGWEHFIVNMISLYFLGRQVEEIFGSKQFFFLYLLSGMMGNLFVFAFTPKVVAAGASTSLYGLFAAIIVLRYATRNPYIQQLGQSYLTLFVINIIGSVLIPGISLAGHIGGAVGGSFLAVIFPVKWERRMYSTSQRIGATVLFIALAVFLCYKGMTYV is encoded by the coding sequence ATGAAGGAAATCTTTGATAAACGTTATCCTGTGACTAGCTTCTTCCTCCTAGTAACAGCATTGGTATTTCTCTTGATGTTGGTTTTTACAGGTTTAAATTTTGAACGAGCAGATACCCTGCTTCAGTTTGGGGCCATGTATGGACCGATCATTCGCCTGTTCCCTGAGCAGATATGGCGCCTTTTTTCGGCTATATTTGTGCATATTGGATGGGAGCATTTTATTGTCAATATGATTTCACTCTACTTTCTTGGACGACAAGTGGAGGAAATTTTCGGTTCTAAGCAGTTCTTCTTTCTCTATCTCTTATCAGGAATGATGGGCAATCTCTTTGTTTTTGCTTTCACACCGAAAGTTGTCGCTGCTGGGGCATCCACTTCTCTTTACGGACTATTTGCTGCGATTATCGTTTTGCGTTACGCAACTCGCAACCCCTATATTCAGCAGTTGGGGCAATCCTATCTGACACTTTTCGTGATAAATATCATTGGAAGTGTTCTGATTCCAGGAATCAGCCTAGCTGGGCATATCGGAGGTGCAGTAGGCGGTTCCTTTCTAGCAGTCATCTTCCCAGTTAAATGGGAGAGAAGGATGTACAGTACTAGCCAGCGAATCGGGGCAACCGTACTTTTTATCGCACTAGCCGTTTTCCTTTGCTATAAGGGAATGACCTATGTGTAG
- the cas9 gene encoding type II CRISPR RNA-guided endonuclease Cas9 (Cas9, originally named Csn1, is the large, multifunctional signature protein of type II CRISPR/Cas systems. It is well known even to general audiences because its RNA-guided endonuclease activity has made it a popular tool for custom editing of eukaryotic genomes.), with amino-acid sequence MSNKPYSIGLDIGTNSVGWAVITDDYKVPSKKMKVLGNTDKHFIKKNLIGALLFDEGTTAEDRRLKRTARRRYTRRKNRLRYLQEIFFEEMSKLDSGFFHRLDDSFLIPEDKRGSKYPIFATLAEEKEYHKQFPTIYHLRKQLADSKEKADLRLIYLVLAHMIKYRGHFLYEEAFDIKNNDIQKIFNEFISIYDNTFEGSSLSGQNAQIEAIFTDKISKSAKRERVLRLFPDEKSTGLFSEFLKLIVGNQADFKKHFDLEEKAPLQFSKDTYDEDLENLLGQIGDDFADLFLVAKKLYDAILLSGILTVTDPSTKAPLSASMIERYENHQKDLAALKQFIKANLPEKYDEVFSDQSKDGYAGYIDGKTTQETFYKYIKNLLSKFEGTDYFLDKIEREDFLRKQRTFDNGSIPHQIHLQEMNAILRRQGEHYPFLKDNKEKIEKILTFRIPYYVGPLARGNRDFAWLTRNSDQAIRPWNFEEIVDKASSAEDFINKMTNYDLYLPEEKVLPKHSLLYETFAVYNELTKVKFIAEGLRDYQFLDSAQKKQIVNQLFKEKRKVTEKDIIHYLHTVDGYDGIELKGIEKQFNASLSTYHDLLKIIKDKEFMDDPKNEEILENIVHTLTIFEDREMIKQHLAQYASIFDEKVIKALTRRHYTGWGKLSAKLINGIHDKKSGKTILDYLIDDGYSNRNFMQLINDDGLSFKEIIQKAQVVGKTDDVKQVVQELPGSPAIKKGILQSIKIVDELVKVMGHAPESIVIEMARENQTTGRGKKNSQQRYKRIEDALKNLAPGLDSNILKEHPTDNIQLQNDRLFLYYLQNGKDMYTGEALDINQLSNYDIDHIIPQAFIKDDSLDNRVLTSSKDNRGKSDNVPSLEVVQKRKAFLQQLLDSKLISERKFNNLTKAERGGLDERDKVGFIKRQLVETRQITKHVAQILDARFNTEVTEKDKQNRIVKIITLKSNLVSNFRKEFRLYKVREINDYHHAHDAYLNAVVAKAILKKYPKLEPEFVYGDYQKYDLKRYISRFKDPKEVEKATEKYFFYSNLLNFFKEEVHYADGTIVKRENIEYSKDTGEIAWNKEKDFATIKKVLSLPQVNIVKKTEIQTHGLDRGKPKGLFNSNPSPKPSEDSKENLVPIKQGLDPRKYGGYAGISNSYAVLVKAIIEKGAKKQQKTVLEFQGISILDKINFEKNKKNYLLEKGYIKILSTITLPKYSLFEFPDGTRRRLASILSTNNKRGEIHKGNELVLPEKYTTLLYHAKNINKTLEPEHLEYVEKHRNDFAKLLESVLDFNDKYVGALKNGERIRQAFIDWETVDIEKLCFSFIGPRNSKNAGLFELTSQGSASDFEFLGVKIPRYRDYTPSSLLNATLIHQSITGLYETRIDLSKLGED; translated from the coding sequence ATGAGCAATAAACCTTACTCTATTGGACTCGATATCGGAACTAACAGCGTCGGATGGGCCGTTATTACAGATGACTATAAAGTGCCATCTAAAAAGATGAAAGTTTTGGGCAATACCGATAAACACTTTATCAAGAAAAACCTCATCGGAGCTTTATTATTTGATGAAGGGACAACCGCTGAGGATAGACGCCTCAAACGAACTGCACGTCGTCGCTATACCCGTCGGAAAAATCGTCTTCGCTATCTCCAAGAAATCTTTTTTGAAGAAATGAGCAAGTTGGATAGTGGTTTCTTTCATCGATTGGATGACTCCTTTTTAATTCCTGAGGATAAAAGAGGGAGTAAATACCCTATTTTTGCTACCTTGGCAGAAGAAAAAGAATACCATAAGCAATTTCCAACTATCTATCATTTGAGAAAGCAACTGGCTGATTCGAAAGAAAAAGCTGACTTGCGCTTGATCTATCTAGTATTAGCTCATATGATTAAATACCGTGGGCATTTTTTATATGAAGAAGCTTTCGATATAAAAAATAATGATATTCAAAAAATCTTTAACGAGTTTATAAGCATTTACGACAACACCTTTGAAGGAAGTTCACTTAGTGGGCAAAACGCACAAATAGAAGCAATTTTTACCGATAAAATTAGTAAATCTGCAAAGAGAGAACGCGTTCTAAGACTCTTTCCTGATGAAAAGTCCACTGGTTTGTTTTCGGAATTTCTCAAGTTGATTGTAGGAAATCAAGCTGATTTCAAAAAACATTTTGACTTAGAAGAAAAAGCTCCGCTACAATTTTCTAAAGATACCTATGATGAGGATTTGGAAAACTTGCTCGGACAAATTGGAGATGACTTTGCTGATCTTTTCTTAGTTGCCAAAAAACTCTATGATGCTATTCTTCTATCAGGCATTTTGACTGTCACAGATCCTTCAACCAAGGCTCCATTATCAGCATCTATGATTGAGCGCTATGAAAATCACCAAAAAGACTTGGCAGCTTTAAAACAATTCATCAAAGCCAATCTTCCAGAAAAATATGATGAAGTTTTTTCTGACCAATCTAAAGATGGGTATGCTGGATATATCGATGGCAAGACCACTCAAGAAACATTTTACAAATATATCAAAAATCTTCTCTCTAAATTCGAAGGAACAGATTATTTCCTTGATAAAATCGAACGTGAAGATTTTTTGAGAAAACAACGCACCTTTGATAATGGTTCTATTCCTCATCAAATTCATCTTCAAGAAATGAATGCCATTCTCCGTCGGCAAGGAGAACATTATCCATTTCTGAAGGACAATAAAGAAAAGATAGAGAAAATCTTAACTTTCCGTATTCCTTACTACGTTGGCCCATTGGCTCGTGGCAATCGTGATTTTGCTTGGCTTACTCGAAATTCTGACCAAGCAATAAGACCTTGGAATTTTGAAGAAATTGTTGATAAAGCAAGCTCTGCGGAAGACTTCATCAATAAGATGACTAACTATGACTTGTATCTGCCAGAAGAAAAAGTTTTGCCTAAACACAGTCTCTTGTATGAAACATTTGCTGTCTATAATGAATTAACAAAAGTAAAATTTATTGCAGAAGGATTAAGAGACTATCAATTCCTTGATAGTGCTCAGAAGAAGCAAATTGTCAATCAATTATTCAAAGAGAAAAGAAAAGTAACTGAAAAAGATATCATTCATTATCTACACACTGTTGATGGCTACGATGGAATCGAACTAAAAGGAATTGAAAAACAATTTAACGCTAGTCTTTCTACTTACCATGATTTGCTCAAGATTATCAAGGATAAGGAGTTTATGGATGACCCTAAAAATGAAGAGATTCTTGAAAATATCGTCCACACGCTAACTATCTTTGAAGATCGTGAGATGATTAAGCAGCATCTTGCACAATATGCCTCTATCTTTGATGAGAAAGTAATCAAGGCACTGACTCGTCGACACTATACCGGTTGGGGAAAGCTCTCTGCCAAGCTGATTAATGGCATCCATGATAAAAAAAGCGGCAAAACGATTCTTGATTATCTGATTGATGACGGTTACAGCAATCGCAACTTTATGCAGTTAATCAATGATGACGGACTTTCCTTCAAAGAAATTATCCAAAAAGCACAAGTGGTTGGCAAGACAGATGATGTGAAGCAAGTCGTCCAAGAACTCCCAGGAAGCCCTGCCATTAAAAAGGGAATTTTACAAAGTATCAAGATTGTTGATGAACTTGTCAAGGTTATGGGCCATGCTCCTGAGTCCATTGTGATTGAGATGGCACGAGAAAATCAGACAACTGGCAGAGGGAAAAAGAATTCTCAACAAAGATATAAGCGCATTGAAGATGCACTAAAAAATTTAGCACCTGGGCTTGATTCAAATATATTAAAAGAACATCCAACAGATAATATTCAACTTCAAAATGATCGTCTCTTCCTTTACTATCTCCAAAATGGGAAGGATATGTACACTGGAGAAGCTCTTGATATCAACCAACTGAGCAACTATGACATTGACCACATCATCCCACAGGCCTTTATCAAGGATGATTCTCTTGATAACCGTGTCTTAACTAGTTCAAAGGATAATCGTGGGAAATCCGATAATGTTCCTAGCCTAGAAGTCGTTCAAAAAAGAAAAGCCTTTTTGCAACAATTATTGGATTCTAAATTGATTTCAGAACGTAAATTTAATAATTTAACCAAGGCTGAACGAGGTGGGCTAGATGAGCGTGATAAAGTTGGTTTTATCAAGCGCCAGTTAGTTGAAACACGTCAAATCACAAAACATGTTGCTCAGATTTTAGATGCCCGCTTCAATACAGAAGTGACTGAGAAGGATAAGCAGAACCGCATCGTCAAAATCATCACTTTGAAATCCAATCTAGTTTCCAACTTCCGTAAAGAATTTAGGTTATACAAGGTACGGGAAATCAATGACTACCACCACGCGCATGATGCCTATTTAAATGCAGTGGTTGCTAAGGCTATCCTTAAGAAATATCCTAAACTAGAGCCTGAATTCGTCTATGGTGACTATCAAAAATACGATCTTAAGAGATACATCTCCAGATTCAAAGATCCTAAAGAAGTCGAAAAAGCAACTGAAAAATATTTCTTCTACTCAAACTTGCTGAACTTCTTTAAAGAAGAGGTGCATTACGCAGACGGAACTATCGTAAAAAGAGAGAATATCGAATACTCCAAAGACACTGGAGAAATCGCTTGGAATAAGGAAAAAGATTTCGCTACAATCAAAAAAGTTCTTTCACTTCCGCAGGTGAATATTGTGAAGAAGACAGAGATTCAAACACATGGTCTAGATAGAGGTAAACCTAAAGGATTGTTCAATTCTAATCCATCTCCTAAACCTTCAGAAGATAGTAAAGAAAATCTTGTCCCAATTAAGCAAGGGCTTGACCCACGAAAATACGGTGGTTACGCTGGTATTTCTAACTCATACGCGGTCTTAGTTAAAGCTATTATTGAAAAAGGAGCGAAAAAACAACAAAAGACAGTGCTTGAGTTTCAAGGTATCTCTATTTTAGATAAAATAAATTTTGAAAAGAACAAGAAAAACTATCTCCTTGAAAAAGGATACATAAAAATTCTATCAACTATTACTTTACCTAAATATAGTTTGTTTGAGTTTCCTGATGGTACAAGAAGAAGACTGGCAAGTATTCTATCAACAAACAATAAACGAGGAGAAATTCATAAAGGTAATGAATTGGTCCTCCCCGAAAAATATACGACTCTTTTGTATCATGCTAAGAATATTAATAAAACACTTGAACCAGAACACTTAGAGTATGTTGAGAAACATCGAAATGATTTTGCTAAACTTTTAGAATCTGTACTTGATTTTAACGATAAGTATGTAGGTGCATTAAAAAATGGAGAAAGAATCAGACAAGCATTTATTGATTGGGAAACAGTTGATATCGAAAAGTTATGTTTCAGTTTCATTGGTCCAAGAAATAGTAAAAATGCTGGTTTATTCGAGTTAACTTCACAAGGAAGTGCTTCTGACTTCGAGTTCTTGGGAGTAAAAATTCCACGATACAGAGACTATACACCTTCGTCACTCCTCAACGCCACCCTCATCCACCAGTCCATCACTGGTCTTTACGAGACTCGGATTGACTTAAGCAAACTGGGAGAAGACTAA
- the cas1 gene encoding type II CRISPR-associated endonuclease Cas1, with amino-acid sequence MGWRTVVVNTHSKLSYKNNHLIFKDASRTELIHLSEVDILLLETTDIVLSTMLIKRLVDENILVIFCDDKRLPTAYLMPYYGRHDSSLQLSRQISWNEDVKAEIWTTIIAQKILNQALYLGSCGFLEKSQSVIDLYHGLDLFDPSNREGHAARIYFNTLFGNDFSREQDNDVNAALDYGYTLILSMFAREIVLSGCMTQFGLKHANQFNQFNLASDIMEPFRPIIDRIVYENRSSSFVKIKRELFTIFSDTFHYNGKDMYLSNIVSDYTKKVIQALNQPEKGVPEFRI; translated from the coding sequence ATGGGATGGAGAACCGTTGTTGTGAATACACACTCTAAGCTCTCCTACAAGAACAATCACTTGATTTTTAAAGATGCCTCTCGGACAGAGTTGATTCACCTGTCCGAGGTGGACATCCTTCTTTTGGAGACGACAGATATCGTTCTCTCCACCATGCTGATTAAACGTTTGGTGGATGAAAATATTCTGGTCATCTTTTGTGATGATAAACGCTTGCCAACGGCATACTTGATGCCTTACTACGGTCGGCATGATTCCAGTTTACAACTCTCTCGTCAAATTTCCTGGAATGAAGATGTAAAGGCGGAAATCTGGACCACCATTATTGCACAAAAAATTCTCAATCAGGCTTTATATCTGGGTAGTTGTGGTTTTCTGGAAAAGAGCCAGTCAGTCATCGATCTCTATCATGGGTTGGATTTGTTTGATCCTAGTAACCGCGAAGGGCACGCAGCTCGGATTTATTTTAACACCTTGTTTGGGAATGATTTTAGCCGTGAACAAGACAATGATGTCAATGCTGCCTTAGACTATGGTTACACCTTGATTTTGAGTATGTTTGCGCGTGAGATTGTCTTGTCTGGCTGCATGACTCAGTTTGGCTTGAAACATGCTAATCAGTTTAATCAATTCAACCTCGCTAGCGATATTATGGAACCTTTTCGTCCGATTATTGACAGAATCGTCTATGAAAATCGAAGCAGTTCTTTTGTCAAAATCAAGCGAGAACTTTTTACCATTTTCTCAGACACCTTCCACTACAATGGCAAAGATATGTACCTGTCCAATATCGTCAGTGACTATACTAAGAAAGTCATCCAAGCTCTCAATCAACCGGAGAAAGGAGTTCCTGAGTTTAGGATATGA